A genomic segment from Callithrix jacchus isolate 240 chromosome 8, calJac240_pri, whole genome shotgun sequence encodes:
- the LOC103791354 gene encoding golgin subfamily A member 2-like, producing the protein MWRQPHLPPQPHLPPPPTMSMSEEIHKIKLASARKKLKEFQQRNSPAVPSRVRRRKKRNNSSRETSASDGCQSPCHSAAGGHKEGPAPCATMKGPEPSSRREAVLEQQVQQFLQERELLKAQVAEIEIFKMEKSQDAMKIEKLKGSLAHLQNLLAEPPIPKHPQGPLTWKKNLKTETKYLRDEPREQERLQEAKMRLWETEVPFLNAAKASAQEEQARLCEQLQKQQVCCQHQAQLGASALKEPEAAAAATGTGSESGCGETQRALQGALDQLQRDFMDIVKENSDLKERVEKLELGFIQLSGERDVIRKFVKPNDRQRAMAKTQHQKNDVSMLSQAEEGMKVKLLELQGPVMQLMINHEVVQHPANEPTPGAPAPQEPGAADKDELCDVIIAGSLQPAGGRVHHNPTAQQMAHGFVSCRTASNTDPWAAVPPRHAFTRLWAKERVNITIS; encoded by the exons ATGTGGCGccaaccccacctccctccccaaccccacctccctcccccacccaccatgTCGATGTCAGAAGAAATTCACAAGATAAAATTAGCCTCGGCTAGGAAAAAG ttaaaagaatttcaacaaagaaacagtCCTGCTGTTCCATCTCgagtgagaagaagaaagaaaagaaacaacagtaGCCGTGAGACATCCGCTTCTGATGGTTGCCAGTCACCATGCCAT TCAGCAGCAGGTGGTCACAAGGAGGGCCCTGCACCGTGTGCCACCATGAAAGGTCCAGAG CCCTCAAGCCGCCGTGAAGCAGTCCTTGAGCAGCAGGTACAGCAGTTTCTACAGGAGCGGGAACTGCTAAAAGCGCAGGTGGCAGAG ATTGAAATATTCAAAATGGAGAAAAGTCAAGATGCAATGAAAATCGAGAAGCTGAAGGGGAGCCTTGCCCACCTACAAAACCTTCTGG CTGAACCCCCAATCCCAAAGCACCCACAGGGCCCTCTAACttggaaaaaaaacctaaaaactgaAACCAAGTACCTGAGAGATGAGCCACGGGAACAGGAGAGACTGCAGGAGGCGAAAATGAGgctctgggagacggag GTGCCATTTCTGAACGCTGCTAAAGCCAGTGCCCAGGAGGAGCAGGCACGGCTCTGTGAGCAGCTCCAGAAACAACAGGTGTGCTGCCAGCACCAGGCTCAGCTGGGGGCCTCGGCCCTGAAGGAGCCAGAGGCAGCGGCCGCAGCCACAGGGACTGGGAGCGAGTCTGGGTGTGGGGAGACCCAGCGGGCCCTGCAGGGAGCTCTCGACCAGCTGCAG AGAGACTTCATGGACATTGTGAAGGAGAATTCGGATCTGAAGGAGCGGGTGGAAAAACTAGAGCTCGGATTCATTCAGCTCTCTGGAGAGAGAGACGTGATAA GAAAGTTCGTCAAACCAAATGACCGTCAGAGGGCAATGGCCAAGACCCAGCACCAGAAGAACGATGTTAGCATGCTGTCGCAGGCCGAGGAGGGGATGAAG GTAAAGCTGCTAGAGCTGCAGGGGCCAGTGATGCAGCTTATGATCAACCATGAGGTCGTCCAGCACCCTGCTAATGAGCCCACTCCAGGGGCCCCAGCCCCCCAGGAGCCTGGTGCTGCTGACAAGGATG AACTTTGTGATGTGATCATCGCTGGCAGCCTGCAGCCTGCAGGAGGGAGAGTACACCACAACCCCACTGCACAGCAGATGGCACATGGCTTTGTGAGCTGCAGGACAGCCAGCAACACCGACCCTTGGGCAGCAGTCCCACCACGCCATGCTTTTACCAGGCTGTGGGCGAAGGAGCGGGTAAACATCACGATCAGCTAA